One window of the Gloeocapsa sp. DLM2.Bin57 genome contains the following:
- the rfbC gene encoding dTDP-4-dehydrorhamnose 3,5-epimerase has product MEIKDSPITGCYEIQPKVLADERGSFVKIFHEDIFKQNHLETNFSEEYYSVSKQNVLRGLHFQLPPHEHVKMVYCVSGEVLDLVVDLRVGSPTYKKVATFTLSSQQGNLVYIPKGLAHGFYVLSEQAIMVYKVSTVYSPEHDTGILWNSIDFTWQISNPIISKRDQSFITCSEFKSPFVYKNNLK; this is encoded by the coding sequence ATGGAAATTAAAGACAGTCCAATAACTGGTTGTTATGAAATTCAACCCAAAGTTTTAGCAGATGAACGTGGTAGTTTTGTGAAGATTTTTCATGAAGATATTTTTAAGCAAAATCACTTAGAAACTAATTTTTCTGAAGAATATTATTCTGTGTCTAAACAAAATGTTTTGAGAGGGTTACATTTTCAACTTCCACCTCATGAACACGTTAAAATGGTCTATTGTGTATCAGGAGAAGTACTAGATTTAGTTGTTGATTTAAGAGTAGGTTCTCCAACTTATAAAAAAGTCGCAACATTTACTCTTAGTTCTCAACAAGGTAATCTTGTTTATATTCCTAAAGGATTAGCACATGGATTTTATGTATTGAGTGAACAGGCTATTATGGTTTATAAGGTTTCTACTGTCTATTCACCTGAACATGATACAGGAATTCTCTGGAATTCTATTGATTTTACTTGGCAAATTTCTAACCCGATTATTTCAAAACGAGACCAAAGTTTTATCACTTGTTCTGAGTTTAAAAGTCCTTTTGTATATAAAAATAATTTAAAATAA
- the rfbH gene encoding lipopolysaccharide biosynthesis protein RfbH — MTQSLTKNETQEQQLRNKVLEAVQEYYQVKFGSRSFIPGQTYVPVSGKVFDDQELVKLVDSSLDFWLTTGRYAVEFETKFAEWMGVKHCLLVNSGSSANLVALSALTSAKLGEKRLKPQDEVITVAAGFPTTVNPIFQNQLVPVFLDVKLPSYDLDIDQLEAALSDKTKAIMIAHTLGNPFNLEAVMAFAQKHDLWVIEDNCDAVGSVYNGQKTGTFGHLATVSFYPAHHMTMGEGGAVLTSDSRLKKIVESFRDWGRDCWCPPGVDNTCGKRFAWQLGDLPFGYDHKYTYSHVGYNLKMTDMQAAVGVAQLAKLPEFIAKRQENFKFLKTQLADLQDFLVLPQPAANSEPSWFGFPIMVKEDAPFTRNDLVKYLEDKRIGTRLLFGGNLVRQPIYQGLNYRVIGDLANTDKVMAGVFWIGVFPGLTEEMLTYTCTVIREFCQSY, encoded by the coding sequence ATGACTCAATCTCTCACCAAAAACGAAACCCAAGAACAACAACTCAGAAATAAAGTACTAGAAGCGGTACAAGAATATTATCAAGTTAAATTTGGTTCGCGTTCGTTTATTCCTGGTCAAACCTATGTACCAGTTTCAGGAAAAGTATTTGATGACCAAGAATTAGTCAAGCTAGTTGATTCTTCTCTAGATTTTTGGCTTACCACAGGAAGATACGCAGTGGAGTTTGAGACCAAATTTGCTGAGTGGATGGGGGTTAAACATTGTTTACTAGTCAATTCTGGTTCATCGGCTAATTTAGTAGCTTTATCTGCTCTGACTTCGGCTAAATTAGGAGAAAAAAGATTAAAACCCCAAGACGAGGTTATTACAGTCGCTGCAGGTTTTCCTACTACCGTTAATCCCATCTTTCAAAATCAGCTAGTACCGGTTTTCCTAGATGTGAAACTACCTAGCTATGATCTAGATATTGACCAATTAGAAGCAGCTTTATCTGACAAAACTAAAGCGATTATGATCGCTCACACCCTAGGTAACCCTTTCAACCTAGAAGCAGTAATGGCTTTTGCCCAAAAACACGACCTCTGGGTAATTGAGGATAATTGTGATGCGGTAGGAAGTGTATATAATGGTCAAAAAACAGGAACATTTGGTCATTTAGCAACCGTTAGCTTTTATCCTGCTCATCACATGACTATGGGAGAAGGTGGCGCGGTTTTAACCAGTGATAGTCGTCTCAAAAAAATTGTCGAATCTTTCCGAGATTGGGGGAGAGACTGTTGGTGTCCTCCTGGAGTAGATAATACTTGCGGGAAAAGATTCGCTTGGCAATTAGGAGATTTACCCTTTGGTTATGATCATAAATATACATATTCCCACGTTGGTTATAACTTAAAAATGACCGATATGCAGGCAGCGGTAGGAGTAGCCCAACTAGCTAAGTTACCCGAATTTATCGCCAAACGCCAAGAAAACTTTAAGTTCCTCAAAACCCAATTAGCTGATTTACAAGACTTTCTAGTCTTACCCCAACCTGCAGCCAATTCTGAACCAAGTTGGTTTGGTTTTCCCATTATGGTTAAAGAAGATGCTCCCTTTACCCGTAATGATTTAGTCAAATACCTAGAAGATAAACGTATTGGAACTCGACTTTTGTTTGGAGGTAACCTAGTGCGTCAACCCATTTATCAAGGCTTAAATTATCGAGTGATTGGGGATTTAGCCAATACTGATAAAGTTATGGCAGGGGTATTCTGGATAGGGGTTTTTCCTGGATTAACAGAAGAAATGTTAACTTATACCTGCACAGTAATCAGAGAGTTTTGTCAAAGTTATTAG
- a CDS encoding ATP-binding cassette domain-containing protein — MSSTHVPTVFNHPPYIILNNQGELSESYNLTHKFHRLGRDSTQVDLVVPETWSVVSRWQATFKKVNNDYYIYDGDGVKPSTNRLFINNTLITPADGYCLQHQDEIKIGQDTKAMVIITYYDPSKTIVPPPQAYNIALKNRSVVIGREIGVTLQLDAPTVSRKHATIDTDNQGRYILTDYSVNGVYVNDEKVSGSAIIKRGDTIRIGPYILTVQGDNLVITDQGKNIRLDLNNLGRIQPPQLHNISLPIEPGQLVGIVGGSGTGKSSLIKAILGIIPTQEGAVYLNGHNLPRNFNIYCTQIGYVPQDDIIHRDLTVTEVLTFAALLRLCDVNVKQIVTETLAQIELSDRRDTLVRDLSGGQKKRVSIGVELLADPKLFFLDEPTSGLDPGLDKKMMELLQNLAQQGRTVLVVTHATNNITLCDRLLFLGKQGHLCYFGPPEEALNFFQVTDNNFADIYLNLEDLETVQTAAENYQNSPQYQQYIQNRLFIGEQPANTNTPQAIKGSFVQQLSILTKRYFRLITRDKLNLIISLLTAPIGIALIKLAIPSQQTLFFTPDDPALDLAPLTLRVLFVFTCAAIWIGLFSSLNEIVKEREIYTRERLVNLGILPYLASKYLVLGGLAIAQSFLISLTILIFFQSPVSQLLPWSLGLLITSTLTIITAQSLGLMISAGVKNSNQANNSLPILLIPQIIFSGVLFTMTGIGKYISWLMLSRWSVGAYGILVNFNDMIPILEGNMTIFETTPLECPLPIQASAVYNSSWQNLLLDWGILLLHSLIYVIITFFLQRRQDIRRKITFY; from the coding sequence ATGTCTTCTACACATGTTCCCACAGTTTTTAACCATCCTCCCTACATTATTCTGAATAATCAAGGAGAATTAAGCGAATCCTATAATCTCACTCATAAATTTCATCGTCTCGGTAGAGACAGTACCCAAGTAGATTTAGTTGTACCAGAAACTTGGTCAGTAGTCAGTCGTTGGCAAGCTACCTTTAAAAAAGTCAATAATGATTATTATATTTACGATGGTGATGGTGTTAAGCCTAGTACTAATCGTTTATTTATCAACAATACCCTAATTACTCCTGCTGATGGTTATTGTCTGCAACATCAAGACGAGATTAAAATCGGTCAAGATACCAAAGCGATGGTCATTATTACTTATTATGATCCTAGTAAGACCATTGTTCCCCCTCCACAAGCTTATAATATTGCTTTAAAAAATCGTTCTGTGGTTATAGGTAGAGAAATAGGGGTTACTCTGCAATTAGACGCACCTACGGTATCTCGTAAACACGCTACTATCGATACTGATAATCAAGGACGATATATCCTCACAGATTATAGTGTCAATGGTGTCTATGTTAATGATGAAAAAGTTAGCGGTAGCGCGATTATTAAAAGGGGTGATACTATTCGTATTGGTCCTTATATTCTTACTGTTCAAGGTGATAATCTAGTTATTACCGACCAAGGTAAAAATATTCGTCTTGATTTAAATAATTTAGGACGAATTCAACCACCCCAACTCCATAATATCTCCTTACCGATCGAACCGGGACAATTAGTAGGGATTGTTGGTGGAAGTGGTACGGGTAAATCTAGTTTGATTAAGGCTATTTTAGGGATAATTCCTACCCAAGAGGGTGCAGTTTATCTCAATGGACATAATTTACCCCGTAACTTCAATATCTATTGTACCCAAATTGGTTATGTTCCTCAAGATGATATTATTCACCGTGATTTAACTGTCACTGAGGTTTTAACTTTTGCGGCTTTATTACGTCTCTGTGATGTTAATGTTAAGCAAATTGTTACGGAAACTTTAGCACAAATTGAATTAAGCGATCGCCGTGATACTTTAGTCAGAGATTTAAGTGGAGGTCAAAAAAAACGGGTCAGTATTGGTGTAGAATTACTCGCTGATCCTAAACTCTTCTTTCTCGATGAACCTACCTCGGGATTAGATCCAGGTTTAGACAAAAAAATGATGGAACTATTACAGAATTTAGCCCAACAAGGTAGAACTGTTTTAGTGGTTACTCACGCTACCAACAATATTACCCTGTGCGATCGCCTGTTATTTCTTGGTAAACAAGGTCATCTTTGTTATTTTGGTCCTCCTGAAGAAGCCCTTAATTTTTTCCAAGTGACTGACAATAATTTTGCTGATATTTATCTTAATCTCGAAGATTTAGAAACGGTACAAACCGCAGCAGAAAACTATCAAAATTCTCCCCAATATCAACAATATATTCAGAATCGTTTATTTATTGGGGAACAACCAGCTAATACCAATACTCCCCAAGCTATTAAAGGTTCATTTGTCCAACAATTATCAATATTAACTAAACGTTATTTCCGACTAATTACTAGAGATAAACTTAACTTAATTATTAGCTTATTAACCGCACCCATAGGAATTGCTTTAATCAAATTAGCCATCCCATCGCAACAAACCCTCTTTTTTACTCCTGATGATCCTGCTCTGGATTTAGCCCCCTTGACACTGCGCGTTTTATTCGTTTTCACCTGTGCAGCTATTTGGATTGGTTTATTTAGTTCCCTCAATGAAATAGTCAAAGAAAGAGAAATTTACACCAGAGAAAGACTAGTAAACCTGGGGATTTTACCTTATTTAGCTTCTAAATATTTAGTACTAGGTGGATTAGCTATCGCTCAAAGTTTTTTAATTAGTTTAACTATTTTGATATTCTTTCAATCTCCTGTCTCTCAATTACTACCCTGGAGTTTAGGATTACTTATTACTAGTACTTTAACGATTATTACTGCTCAAAGTTTAGGATTAATGATTTCAGCGGGAGTAAAAAATAGTAATCAAGCTAATAACTCTCTACCCATACTATTAATACCTCAGATTATCTTTTCAGGAGTGTTGTTTACCATGACGGGAATAGGTAAATATATCTCTTGGTTAATGTTGAGTCGATGGTCTGTGGGAGCATATGGTATCTTAGTTAATTTTAACGACATGATACCCATATTAGAAGGAAATATGACTATTTTTGAAACCACACCCCTAGAATGTCCTTTACCTATTCAAGCGTCAGCTGTATATAACTCTAGTTGGCAGAATTTACTCTTAGATTGGGGTATTCTTTTACTCCATAGTCTAATTTACGTAATTATTACTTTTTTCCTGCAACGACGCCAAGACATTAGAAGGAAAATAACATTTTATTAA
- the sir gene encoding sulfite reductase, ferredoxin dependent: MVNISESPQTKVSKVEGIKERSNYLREPLATQLREDTTHFSEDGIQILKFHGSYQQDNRDNRVKGQEKDYQFMLRTRNPGGFIPAQLYLTLDRLSETYGNGTLRTTTRQGFQLHGVLKKNLKTVIGEIVRNMGSTLGACGDLNRNVMAPPAPFKQRREYQYAWDYANRIADLLTPQTGAYYEIWLDGEKAITGEELPEIKEARLKNGNIPVFKESEEPIYGEHYMPRKFKCSVTVPGDNSIDIYTHDLSLVVITDEQGELQGFNVLAGGGLGRTHNKEETFARMADEIGYVAKDDVYDLVKAIVATQRDYGDRVNRRHARMKYLINDWGVAKFREQVESYFGKKLEPSQPLPPWQYQDFLGWNEQGDGKLFFGLSIDNGRVKDEGNWKLKTALREIITEFQLPIRLTPNHNLIIYEIEPTAKDRIISIFQQYGIETQPERIEPLFRYAMACPALPTCGLAITESERVIPSILQRIRQLLDKLNMSEHHFVVRMTGCPNGCARPYMAELGFVGSAPEAYQIWLGGSPNQTTLAQPYVEKLPISELEGFLEPLFVFFGENRQNSESFGEFCNRVGFEALREFSSNYQSKPSKSSRRSRKHQHRISVTDDLYTRLKETATQQNTSMNRILAEALEAYFSQE; this comes from the coding sequence ATGGTTAATATTTCAGAATCACCACAAACAAAAGTTTCCAAAGTAGAAGGAATTAAAGAACGGAGTAATTATCTCAGAGAGCCTCTAGCAACTCAGTTAAGAGAAGATACTACTCATTTTAGCGAAGATGGGATACAAATACTCAAATTTCACGGTTCTTATCAACAGGATAACCGAGATAACCGAGTTAAAGGACAAGAAAAAGACTATCAGTTTATGTTGCGCACCCGTAACCCTGGGGGTTTTATTCCCGCGCAGCTATACCTTACCCTAGATAGACTCTCAGAAACCTATGGTAATGGAACTCTCAGAACAACTACTCGTCAAGGTTTCCAGTTACATGGAGTTTTAAAAAAGAATCTCAAAACCGTTATCGGTGAGATTGTTCGCAATATGGGTTCAACCCTAGGCGCTTGTGGAGATTTAAACCGTAACGTCATGGCCCCTCCTGCACCTTTTAAACAACGTCGAGAGTATCAGTATGCGTGGGATTATGCTAACCGTATCGCTGATTTATTAACCCCTCAAACTGGTGCTTATTACGAGATTTGGCTAGATGGGGAAAAGGCGATAACTGGGGAAGAATTACCCGAAATCAAGGAAGCTAGGTTAAAAAATGGCAATATCCCCGTCTTTAAAGAGTCTGAAGAGCCTATCTACGGAGAACACTATATGCCACGTAAATTTAAGTGCTCTGTGACTGTACCTGGGGATAATTCCATAGATATCTATACCCATGATTTGAGTTTAGTTGTCATAACCGATGAACAGGGAGAATTACAGGGGTTTAATGTACTCGCAGGAGGTGGTTTAGGGAGAACTCATAATAAAGAGGAAACCTTCGCCCGGATGGCTGATGAGATTGGTTATGTAGCTAAAGATGATGTCTATGATTTGGTTAAGGCGATCGTTGCTACTCAAAGAGATTATGGCGATCGCGTCAATCGTCGTCACGCGCGCATGAAATATCTGATCAATGATTGGGGAGTAGCTAAATTCCGTGAGCAAGTTGAGTCTTATTTTGGGAAAAAATTAGAACCATCTCAACCCTTACCACCTTGGCAATATCAAGATTTTTTGGGCTGGAATGAACAAGGGGATGGTAAACTCTTTTTTGGTCTGTCTATAGACAATGGTCGGGTTAAAGACGAAGGTAACTGGAAACTGAAAACAGCCTTAAGAGAGATTATTACTGAGTTTCAATTACCCATACGTCTGACACCTAACCATAATCTGATTATCTATGAAATTGAACCCACAGCTAAAGACAGAATTATCTCTATTTTCCAGCAATACGGGATAGAAACACAACCCGAGCGCATTGAGCCACTTTTCCGCTATGCTATGGCTTGTCCTGCTTTACCTACTTGTGGTTTAGCCATAACCGAATCAGAAAGGGTTATACCCTCTATTCTGCAGCGCATTCGCCAATTACTAGATAAGCTCAATATGTCAGAGCATCACTTTGTCGTGAGAATGACGGGTTGTCCTAACGGGTGTGCTCGCCCCTATATGGCTGAGTTAGGTTTTGTCGGTAGTGCACCTGAAGCTTATCAGATTTGGTTAGGTGGCTCTCCCAATCAAACTACCTTAGCTCAACCCTATGTCGAAAAGTTGCCTATAAGCGAGTTAGAAGGCTTTCTAGAGCCTCTTTTCGTGTTCTTCGGAGAAAATCGTCAAAATAGCGAAAGTTTCGGCGAATTCTGTAACCGTGTAGGGTTTGAGGCTCTCAGAGAGTTTAGCTCTAATTATCAGAGTAAACCTTCTAAGTCTTCCCGACGCAGTCGTAAACACCAACACCGTATTAGTGTCACTGATGATTTATATACTCGTCTCAAAGAAACAGCAACCCAACAAAATACCTCGATGAATCGCATTCTAGCCGAAGCTTTAGAAGCTTATTTTAGTCAGGAATAA
- a CDS encoding UDP-N-acetylglucosamine 2-epimerase (non-hydrolyzing), with the protein MSDLRVCVTLGTRPEGIKLAPIVQKLRQIKEINTHLVLTGQHREMVEQVMQLFNLQVDENLEIMQVKQTLSDITCRSLQGLETIFTQIKPQLVIVQGDTTTAFAASLAAFYQQIAIAHVEAGLRTNDLFNPYPEEANRRLISQLSQLHFAPTPAAVKNLQDSGVTGKIYQTGNTVIDALLSVAKNNPSCDIPGLNWQDYRVMLATVHRRENWGTPLQDIIKAFQAILTQYPDTALLLPLHRNPVVRQPLQEALGNHPRVFLTDPLDYSQLVGAILRCYFLLTDSGGLQEEAPSLGKPVLVLRETTERPEAIAAGTAKLVGTDSTTILKVAGELLEDQAVYQQMATAINPFGDGQASTRIVKIIQEYVTHSYTKSKIME; encoded by the coding sequence ATGAGTGATTTAAGGGTTTGTGTTACTCTCGGAACTCGTCCCGAAGGAATTAAATTAGCACCAATAGTGCAGAAGTTGCGCCAGATTAAAGAAATTAACACCCATCTAGTGTTAACTGGACAACATCGGGAAATGGTAGAACAAGTAATGCAGCTATTTAATCTCCAAGTAGATGAGAATCTAGAGATTATGCAGGTAAAACAAACTTTGAGTGATATTACTTGTCGTAGTCTCCAAGGTTTAGAAACAATTTTTACACAAATCAAACCGCAGTTAGTAATTGTACAAGGAGACACAACAACCGCTTTTGCCGCTAGTTTAGCAGCTTTTTATCAACAAATAGCGATCGCCCACGTTGAAGCAGGTTTACGTACTAATGATTTATTTAACCCTTATCCTGAAGAAGCTAACCGTCGTCTCATTTCCCAATTGAGTCAGCTTCATTTTGCACCAACTCCAGCTGCTGTCAAAAACTTGCAAGATTCGGGAGTAACGGGAAAAATCTATCAAACTGGTAACACCGTTATCGACGCCTTATTAAGCGTAGCCAAAAATAATCCTAGTTGTGATATTCCTGGTTTAAATTGGCAAGATTACCGCGTCATGTTAGCTACAGTACATAGACGGGAAAATTGGGGAACTCCTTTACAAGACATTATTAAAGCTTTTCAAGCTATTTTAACTCAATACCCCGATACCGCTTTATTATTACCCCTACACCGTAACCCCGTAGTTAGACAACCTTTACAAGAAGCTTTAGGTAACCATCCGCGGGTATTTTTAACCGATCCTTTAGACTATAGTCAATTAGTAGGAGCAATTTTACGCTGTTATTTCTTACTTACAGATTCTGGAGGACTACAAGAAGAAGCCCCCAGTCTAGGTAAACCAGTATTAGTACTCAGAGAAACCACCGAAAGACCAGAAGCGATCGCCGCGGGAACTGCTAAACTAGTAGGGACTGATTCTACAACTATTCTCAAGGTAGCTGGTGAATTACTCGAAGATCAAGCAGTTTATCAACAAATGGCGACTGCGATTAATCCTTTTGGAGATGGTCAAGCTTCCACCAGAATTGTTAAAATTATTCAAGAATATGTGACACACTCCTACACCAAATCAAAGATTATGGAGTAG
- a CDS encoding type II toxin-antitoxin system HicB family antitoxin, whose protein sequence is MNYHYSILIQWSKEDQKYIVSLPEFGPYAHTHGDSYEEALKNGQEVLELLIEDYQARNKPLPNPDLRRHY, encoded by the coding sequence ATGAACTATCACTATAGTATCCTGATTCAATGGTCAAAGGAAGATCAAAAATATATAGTTAGCTTACCTGAATTTGGTCCTTATGCTCATACACACGGGGATAGTTATGAAGAAGCTTTGAAAAATGGGCAAGAGGTTTTAGAACTTTTAATCGAAGACTATCAAGCTAGAAATAAACCTTTACCCAATCCAGATTTAAGACGTCATTATTAG
- a CDS encoding NAD(P)-dependent oxidoreductase, which translates to MSSKTVIISGANGYFGSIACQYFKKQGWQVLKGTRQQDADIKIDLDAVDDLVKQTVSTPVDLFIHAAAAHEVTCRENPYTSICQNIVGTKAALDFCLSNNIPKFVYLSTFHVFGHPSGTIDESVQPLPANDYGLSHLQAEEYVQMYNRESKIQGTVIRPSNFFGIPANLKKFNRWTLVPVSFCQEAVLNKQIILKTPGTQKRNFIGVNDICATLEKLFFLQENIPLIHLTGNDNLSIKELAQLVCQIMKTHFDKEIELTIPEGVQASDDFSYESKFLSQIHQPIEEIEDFLIEFCRLLKQQS; encoded by the coding sequence ATGAGCAGTAAAACAGTAATTATTTCTGGTGCTAATGGTTATTTTGGATCTATTGCTTGTCAATATTTTAAAAAGCAAGGTTGGCAAGTTTTGAAAGGAACACGCCAACAAGATGCTGATATCAAAATTGATTTAGATGCAGTAGATGACCTTGTTAAGCAAACAGTATCAACTCCTGTTGATTTATTTATTCATGCAGCTGCTGCCCATGAAGTTACTTGTCGTGAAAATCCTTATACTAGTATCTGTCAAAACATTGTAGGGACTAAGGCTGCTTTAGATTTTTGTCTCAGCAATAATATACCTAAATTTGTTTATTTATCGACTTTTCATGTTTTTGGTCATCCCAGTGGAACTATAGATGAGTCAGTACAACCTTTACCTGCAAATGATTATGGATTAAGTCATTTACAGGCCGAAGAATATGTCCAAATGTATAACCGTGAAAGTAAAATTCAAGGTACGGTTATTAGACCTAGTAACTTTTTTGGAATTCCTGCTAATCTCAAAAAATTCAATAGATGGACTTTAGTACCAGTATCATTTTGCCAAGAAGCAGTTCTTAATAAACAGATTATCTTGAAAACGCCAGGAACACAAAAAAGAAATTTTATCGGTGTCAATGATATCTGTGCTACATTAGAAAAGCTTTTTTTTCTACAAGAAAACATACCTTTAATTCATCTAACTGGTAATGATAATCTCAGTATCAAAGAACTTGCTCAATTAGTTTGTCAAATCATGAAAACTCACTTTGATAAGGAGATAGAATTAACTATACCTGAAGGTGTTCAAGCTAGTGATGATTTTAGTTATGAAAGCAAGTTCCTATCCCAGATTCATCAACCTATAGAAGAAATAGAAGATTTTTTGATTGAATTTTGCAGATTATTAAAACAGCAAAGTTAG
- a CDS encoding CDP-glucose 4,6-dehydratase → KAVHEAKLLNLVTDKAYHTLNWQPVWDFERTIKETVLWYREANQISPGDSAKFQTLTRQQIESYQADIFKTNKTLIKI, encoded by the coding sequence AAAGCAGTCCATGAGGCTAAACTGCTAAACTTAGTAACGGATAAAGCCTATCATACTCTCAACTGGCAACCAGTATGGGATTTTGAGCGAACAATCAAAGAAACTGTACTCTGGTATCGTGAAGCTAATCAGATATCCCCAGGAGATAGCGCTAAGTTTCAAACTTTAACCAGACAACAAATAGAATCCTATCAAGCTGATATTTTTAAAACTAACAAAACCTTAATCAAAATCTAA